The Gloeobacter morelensis MG652769 genome contains the following window.
CCCACGAACGGTCCGTACTGGCCCGCCCCGATGCCGGTAAACAAATTCGCCAGAATAATCGACACCAGATTGCCGGCGTTCGAGGCGCGCTCGACCACCGCCCCGCTTACTAGTAGATCGCTGAAGGTGTCGTTGAAGGTGGGCAGGGTAGCAATGTAATAGCCCACGGGCGGCAGCAGCACCGCCGAGCCCAGGACGATGCCCAGGCGAAAGCGACGGTAAATCCAGAGGAGATACACCAACACCAGCAAAATCGAGACGATCGAAAACTTGGATTGGGAGATGGCTAGAGCCGCCACTCCAGCCAGGGCGATTGGCCAAAATCGACCGATATAGCGACTTGAAAGCATCAACAGCAACGGTGTCAAAAAGACGATGACAAATTGCTGCGGCTCGGCGGTAGTTCCCGCGAGACGCGGCAATACCCCATCGGTCTCCCACACTCCCAGGTAACCTCCGAAAGTGTGGGCAAGCACCTCGTTGTCCGTTGTAAAACCCTGGAAATACAAAAACAAAAATCCGTAGGCGAGGGCGATCGAAAGACTCCCCGAAAGCAACAACAGCCGAATGAGGATATGCTCAATGTGCGAATGGCGGCGCAAGGTAAAGTAGACCACATAGGCCGAGGCAAACGAGGCAAGGTATTTTGCCACATCCGAGACGAATAAGGGCAGATCAAAGTAAGCGTTGAACACATCCGGATTGCCCAAAAAGCGCAACAAAAAGTCCACACCCAGATAGACCACAAACAGCAACACAGCCCCCAGGTATCCCCGGGCGAGCCGCCCCGGCCCGGGAGCGACATTGAACAGCAGTGCCGCAAGCACAACCACCAGCCCGAGCCAGCCCGCCAGGCGCTGAATCGGCAGCACCACCCCCAACACGTCCTCGGGAATCCGCAGCCACACAAAGCAGTAGAGTGCCGCGAGCAGGCAGCCAATCGTTCTGAGCATCCGAATCATCTTTAATCTGGGCTCAGAATAGCAAATATCCTGCTCCTGGCTGCGTCCTACTGCTGGGCCGCCTCCGAGCCGACCAGCATCCTCGGCGCTGGCTCCAACACACGGCGCAGGAATTGGCCGGTGTAGGAAGCTTCGACCGCTGCCACCTGTTCGGGAGTGCCGGTGGCCACGATCTGGCCGCCCTTGCGGCCCCCTTCCGGCCCGAGATCGATAATCCAGTCGCACACGCGCAGGATATCCAGATTATGTTCGATGACGACCACGGTGTTGCCGGTATCCACCAGCTTCACGAGCACGTCGAGCAATTTGTGTACGTCATAGAAAGACAGCCCGGTGCTCGGCTCATCGAGCAGATACAGCGTCTTGCCCGTCGAGCGGCGCGACAGTTCGGTGGCCAGTTTGATGCGCTGGGCCTCGCCCCCCGAGAGGGTTGGGGCGGGCTGTCCGAGGCGAATGTAATCGAGCCCCACCTGCCGGAGCGTCTCCAGCTTGTTGATAGCCTTGGGGATGTTCTCAAAAAACTGGCAGGCTTCCTCGACGGTCATCTCCAGCACATCGGCGATCGTTTTGTTTTTATATTTGACCTGGAGGGTCTCGCGGTTGTAGCGCTTGCCCTTGCAGACGTCGCACTGCACATAGACATCGGGCAGGAAGTTCATGGCGATGACGTTGACGCCTTCGCCCTTGCACGCCTCGCACCGCCCGCCCTTGACGTTGAAGGAGAAGCGGCCCGGCTCGTAGCCGCGGGCCTTCGCTTCGATGGTCATCGAAAAGATTTCGCGAATGGCGTCGAAAGCCCCGGTGTAGGTAGCCGGATTCGAGCGCGGCGTGCGGCCGATGGGCGATTGGTCGATGACGATCACTTTGTCGAGGTGGGCGACGCCCTCGACCGCTTCGACCCCATGCGGCCGGGGGCTGGTGCGGCCGAAGTGGTGCTTGAGGTAGGGGTAAAGAATTTCGTTGATGAGGGTCGATTTGCCGGAGCCGGACACACCGGTGACACAGACGAATTTGCCCAACGGAATTTCGACAGCGACCGAGCGCAAATTGTTGCGCGACGCACCCCGGATAGAAAGCCTCAGACCGTTGCCGCAGCGGCGGACGGCGGGAGTCTCGATGCGCCGCCTGCCCGAGAGGTACGCGCCGGTGATCGATTCGGGGCAAAGCACGATGTCCTCGACGGTTCCCTGGGCCACCACCCGGCCGCCATGGACTCCAGCGCCGGGGCCGATGTCGATTAAATGATCGGCAGCGCGCATTGTATCCTCGTCGTGCTCGACGACCAGAAGCGTGTTGTCCAGGGAGCGCAGCCTGAATAGCGTGCGCAACAGCCGCTCGTTGTCGCGCTGGTGCAGGCCGATCGACGGTTCGTCCAGCACGTAGAGCACCCCGGTAAGCCCCGAGCCGATCTGGGTGGCAAGGCGGATGCGCTGGGCTTCACCCCCCGAAAGCGTATTGGCCGAGCGATCGAGGGTCAGGTATTCGAGGCCGACATCGACCAGAAACTGCAGCCGGGCGCGAATTTCCCGCAGTACCTCGTGGGCGATGCGCGCCTGCCGCTCGCTGAGGGTGAGCGTATCGAGCATCCCCAGACAGGTGTCGATGGGCACCGAGGTAAATTCCAGAATCGAATAGCCGGCAATTTTGACCGCCGTCACCTGGGGCTTGAGGCGGGTGCCTTTGCACTCGGCGCAGGGCTGGGAGACGATGTATTGTTCGAGCTTGAGCTTGACCCGCTCGGAGGCGGCCTCCGCCAGACGGCGCTTGAGCCCTGGGATTACCCCTTCGAACTTGGTGAAGTAGCCGCGGGTGTTGTTGTAGAACGACTCGGCATCCACGAACACCCGCTCCTCCAAGCCGTAGAGGATCGTTTGCCGCTGGGTGCTGGTCAGCAGATGCCACGCAGAGGCAGGGGAGAAGCCAAGTTGCTTGCCCAAACTCTTGAGTAACTCACCGTAGTAGGGGTTACTCGACTCCGCCCAGGGCAAAACGGCTTCGCTCACCGGTTTGGCCGGGTCGGGCACCACCAGATCCGGGGAGAATTCTTGGATGGCTCCCAGGCCGTGGCAACTCGGACAGGCGCCGTAGGGCGAGTTGAACGAGAACATCCGCGGCGAGAGTTCCTCCATCACCGAGCCGTGTACCGGGCAGGCGTAGTTGGCGGAGAAGACCATTTCGATGCCCACCTCGCTCTCGCTGTCGTGCAGGCCGTGGCGCCGGGAAATTTCTACCAGGCGCGCGCGCTCTTCGTCGTCGCGCGGCAATAGTTCGACTACGACTGTCCCCTCGGCACGCTCAAGGGCAGTGGCGAGCGAATCGGCCAGCCGCTCGGCGATCCCCTCGCGCCGCACCAACCGATCGACGACGATCTCGACGGTGTGGCTTTGATTCTTTTCCAGGTCGATCTTTTCGCTCAGTTCGTGGACGCGCCCATCGACGCGCACCCGCACAAAACCCTCCGAAGCGAGGGCCGAAAGCAGCTTGGCGTGGGTGCCTTTTTTGCCGCGCACGACCGGGGCGAGCAATTGAAAGCGCGTGCCCTCCGGTAACTCGAGCACCCGATCGACAATCTGCTCGATGGTCTGCGGCTCGATGGGTAGACCGCACACCGGACAAAAGGGCTTGCCCGCCCGCCCGAACAACAGGCGCAAATAATCATAAATCTCGGTGACCGTACCCACGGTCGAGCGTGGGTTGTGGGAGGTCGATTTTTGATCGATCGAGATGGCAGGACTCAGCCCATCGATATGATCGACATCGGGCTTGTCGAGTTGGCCCAAAAACTGGCGGGCGTAGGCTGAGAGCGATTCGACATAGCGGCGCTGCCCCTCGGCAAAAATCGTGTCGAAAGCCAGCGAAGATTTTCCGGAGCCTGACACCCCGGTAATCACCACCAGTTGGTTGCGGGGAATCTTCAGGGAAATGTTCTTGAGGTTGTGCTGGCGCGCTCCCTGGATGTGAATGCAATCTTTGCCGCCGTTGCCGTTCATCATCCCCCACGCCCTGGTTGCAAAATTTTAAAGAACGTTACCCTATGGTATCCGCCGACCTGGCGGACGGCAGGGCTGCCCATGCTGTCCAATTTACCATGGACATGGACGAAGATCCACAGCCTTTGGGCATCGTGCAGCCGTGCATTTCCTACAAAAAGTGGAAGACGGCTACGCAACTACGTTTTAAAAAACGTATGTCACGCTAAATGCCCGCTCTCCCCAGCAAACAGCGCCAATGTGGGCGCTGCTGCCGAGCATGCTGTGGAATAGCAGCCCACAAATTATTGCAGACAGGAAAGCCATGAACGCGTTTCAGATTTTGCTGAAAGTAGAAATAATTCTCCTGACGACCGTTGCGACGCTTGTGTGCGCTGTGGCGGTTCGGGCGGCTCCCGGTACAGCACAGCTTGCTCAGGCAGCGGACCCTTGCGAGGACGCGCGCAGGCAACTGCTGGCACTCAAAAGCGATGTGGAATTCGAAAAAGCCCGCATCGAGGTCGATCAATCCACCCAGCTGGCGGCAAAAAGCCGCATCGGCCAGCTGAACCGGCAAATCAAGTCCAAACAGGCCGCCCTCAAAAAGTGTGAGCGCGGCTCCTGATACCCGCGCTGCAGGCTTCGGTTTGCGGCAAATGCGCAGTTTGACGTTAGGCTGCGTTGATTCGCCTAAGCTACTTTGCTTGACATCGCTGCAGGATGTCATAGATTATCAGAGCGTTAGTGGCTCTACGAAGTTTACATATGCCTATAAACCAAAGACCCTCTTGGCGCAATGCTTTGCTTTCGAAAACCTGGCATAACTGGGTGCTTTGCGCGTGCATCCCCTTAGCGGCGGCAGCCCTTGTCCCGGCGACATCGGCCCTCTGGTCCCAACCAGTCGCCGGACAGACCACCGAAGAAGACGTGATCGTCTCGGGTCTCGACAGCCGCTTGTTCGATCCAGAATTTGACCAGGACAACAACCGCTTTGTCTGGTCCGGCAACGACGGCAAAGTCTGGATCGGCAAAATCGATCCGGTGACCGGAAATTTTGATCCGCCCTCCGGCAAGAGCAAGCTGGTGGCCGAGGACGCCGCGCGCACTCTCGAAGTGGGCAACGGCCCAGAATGGGTGTACTCCGCCGCCGGAGATGTGGTGACCTATACTGCGCTTGACGCGAATG
Protein-coding sequences here:
- a CDS encoding O-antigen ligase family protein, encoding MLRTIGCLLAALYCFVWLRIPEDVLGVVLPIQRLAGWLGLVVVLAALLFNVAPGPGRLARGYLGAVLLFVVYLGVDFLLRFLGNPDVFNAYFDLPLFVSDVAKYLASFASAYVVYFTLRRHSHIEHILIRLLLLSGSLSIALAYGFLFLYFQGFTTDNEVLAHTFGGYLGVWETDGVLPRLAGTTAEPQQFVIVFLTPLLLMLSSRYIGRFWPIALAGVAALAISQSKFSIVSILLVLVYLLWIYRRFRLGIVLGSAVLLPPVGYYIATLPTFNDTFSDLLVSGAVVERASNAGNLVSIILANLFTGIGAGQYGPFVGYVAMGNKDFLPKTYYPNFDFLKIFAETGLIGFGLVMVMLVRLFVNFFRALALLGDEQRERLLALLLGAIGIVLNMFIGYEFLHVFFWVNVGFLMFLAEKAFESVEPVTADPSRAEPDAAGAYRV
- the uvrA gene encoding excinuclease ABC subunit UvrA; the encoded protein is MMNGNGGKDCIHIQGARQHNLKNISLKIPRNQLVVITGVSGSGKSSLAFDTIFAEGQRRYVESLSAYARQFLGQLDKPDVDHIDGLSPAISIDQKSTSHNPRSTVGTVTEIYDYLRLLFGRAGKPFCPVCGLPIEPQTIEQIVDRVLELPEGTRFQLLAPVVRGKKGTHAKLLSALASEGFVRVRVDGRVHELSEKIDLEKNQSHTVEIVVDRLVRREGIAERLADSLATALERAEGTVVVELLPRDDEERARLVEISRRHGLHDSESEVGIEMVFSANYACPVHGSVMEELSPRMFSFNSPYGACPSCHGLGAIQEFSPDLVVPDPAKPVSEAVLPWAESSNPYYGELLKSLGKQLGFSPASAWHLLTSTQRQTILYGLEERVFVDAESFYNNTRGYFTKFEGVIPGLKRRLAEAASERVKLKLEQYIVSQPCAECKGTRLKPQVTAVKIAGYSILEFTSVPIDTCLGMLDTLTLSERQARIAHEVLREIRARLQFLVDVGLEYLTLDRSANTLSGGEAQRIRLATQIGSGLTGVLYVLDEPSIGLHQRDNERLLRTLFRLRSLDNTLLVVEHDEDTMRAADHLIDIGPGAGVHGGRVVAQGTVEDIVLCPESITGAYLSGRRRIETPAVRRCGNGLRLSIRGASRNNLRSVAVEIPLGKFVCVTGVSGSGKSTLINEILYPYLKHHFGRTSPRPHGVEAVEGVAHLDKVIVIDQSPIGRTPRSNPATYTGAFDAIREIFSMTIEAKARGYEPGRFSFNVKGGRCEACKGEGVNVIAMNFLPDVYVQCDVCKGKRYNRETLQVKYKNKTIADVLEMTVEEACQFFENIPKAINKLETLRQVGLDYIRLGQPAPTLSGGEAQRIKLATELSRRSTGKTLYLLDEPSTGLSFYDVHKLLDVLVKLVDTGNTVVVIEHNLDILRVCDWIIDLGPEGGRKGGQIVATGTPEQVAAVEASYTGQFLRRVLEPAPRMLVGSEAAQQ